The following proteins are co-located in the Dyadobacter chenwenxiniae genome:
- a CDS encoding proline dehydrogenase family protein has protein sequence MAYPSPKDEIPVFFEDTSVAFASKSDANLRKTYWLFSLMNQARVVNLGTFFIKLALKLHLPIKNVIRLTIFEQFCGGETISDCDPTISLLGKSGIGTILDYSVEGEDNEASFDATTKEILKTIDKAASSQTIPFSVFKVTGVASADLLEKIQRNEELTSDEEASYQRIQERVETLCKHAHDKQVRIFVDAEESWIQGIIDDLAYQMMQKFNREKAIVYNTYQLYRHETLEALKTAYLTAKQRGYFLGGKLVRGAYMEKERLRARENEYFNPIHVSKEATDHDYNQAIDFCLDHIEHISICLGTHNEYSSQYCAAKMRKLGISQHDDRIWFAQLLGMSDNISFNLAKAGYNVAKYVPYGPIDAVLPYLIRRAEENTSIAGQSSREFLLVKNELKRRGIGSL, from the coding sequence ATGGCATATCCTTCTCCAAAAGACGAAATACCTGTATTTTTTGAAGATACTTCCGTAGCATTTGCATCCAAATCCGACGCTAACCTGCGGAAAACTTACTGGTTATTCAGCCTTATGAATCAGGCTCGAGTGGTAAATTTAGGCACTTTTTTTATAAAGCTCGCACTAAAACTTCACTTACCTATAAAAAATGTTATCCGACTAACCATTTTTGAACAATTCTGTGGCGGTGAGACGATTAGCGACTGCGATCCAACGATTTCATTACTCGGGAAATCTGGCATCGGGACCATCCTGGATTACTCAGTGGAAGGCGAAGATAACGAGGCAAGCTTTGATGCTACCACAAAAGAAATACTAAAAACGATCGACAAAGCAGCTTCTTCTCAGACAATTCCTTTTTCAGTCTTCAAAGTGACCGGCGTTGCATCAGCCGATTTGCTCGAGAAAATCCAACGTAATGAGGAGCTTACCAGTGACGAAGAAGCTTCCTATCAGCGCATTCAGGAGCGCGTGGAGACATTATGTAAGCATGCGCATGATAAGCAGGTAAGGATTTTTGTTGATGCTGAGGAAAGCTGGATCCAAGGTATCATTGATGATCTCGCCTATCAGATGATGCAAAAATTCAATCGTGAAAAAGCCATTGTCTACAACACATATCAGCTTTACAGGCATGAGACACTGGAAGCGCTCAAAACAGCATACCTTACTGCCAAACAAAGGGGTTACTTCCTTGGTGGGAAGCTGGTGAGAGGCGCATATATGGAAAAAGAGCGTCTGAGGGCCAGAGAAAACGAATATTTTAACCCGATTCATGTTTCGAAAGAGGCAACCGATCACGATTACAACCAGGCGATCGATTTCTGTCTGGACCATATTGAGCACATTTCGATCTGCTTGGGCACCCATAATGAATACAGCTCGCAATATTGCGCCGCTAAAATGAGGAAACTGGGCATTAGCCAGCATGACGACAGGATCTGGTTTGCGCAATTGCTGGGCATGAGCGACAACATTTCTTTCAATCTGGCAAAAGCAGGATATAATGTTGCCAAATATGTTCCCTATGGCCCGATCGACGCTGTTTTGCCGTATTTGATCCGTCGCGCTGAGGAAAATACGTCTATTGCAGGACAAAGTAGCAGGGAGTTTCTGCTGGTAAAAAATGAATTGAAAAGAAGGGGAATCGGTTCTTTATAA
- a CDS encoding lipoprotein signal peptidase gives MNQSRNPTPYLVFSLLLIVLDQLSKFLVYKYMEPGFSGQIPLIGNWLKLHYVLNPGMAFGMQLGHEYGKLFLTLFRLVAMCAIGWYLIHLARSGASKGLLWALAMILAGAVGNVIDSTFYGVLLKNAPYGSPTPWFHGQVIDMIFVDFWEGFIPDWVPVWGGQYYSTPIFNIADSCIFIGVCSILIFQGSFHADHKDGDHKEPDHSNDPERSDPLLKNDPEYITEPTDNIAKTDHYGVSESPENPPLSSPDEPSPIRPVKLEDDETKKES, from the coding sequence ATGAATCAATCCCGAAATCCAACACCATATTTAGTTTTCAGTTTGCTGCTTATTGTACTGGATCAGCTTTCAAAATTTTTGGTCTATAAATACATGGAGCCTGGCTTTTCTGGTCAGATTCCGTTGATCGGGAATTGGTTAAAACTACATTATGTGCTCAATCCGGGCATGGCTTTCGGAATGCAGCTGGGCCACGAATACGGCAAACTGTTCCTTACATTGTTCCGTCTTGTGGCCATGTGCGCTATTGGCTGGTATTTGATTCATCTGGCTCGTTCCGGGGCATCCAAAGGTTTGCTTTGGGCGCTTGCTATGATCCTTGCCGGAGCGGTTGGCAATGTGATTGATAGCACATTCTACGGCGTGCTGTTGAAAAACGCTCCCTACGGTTCTCCTACTCCCTGGTTTCACGGGCAGGTTATTGATATGATCTTTGTCGATTTCTGGGAAGGTTTTATTCCGGATTGGGTGCCTGTTTGGGGAGGACAATATTATTCAACACCTATTTTCAACATTGCCGATTCATGCATCTTTATCGGCGTGTGCAGCATACTGATATTCCAGGGAAGTTTTCATGCAGATCATAAAGACGGCGATCACAAGGAACCTGACCATAGCAACGATCCGGAGCGCAGTGATCCTTTGCTGAAAAATGATCCAGAGTACATTACAGAACCAACGGATAACATTGCGAAAACTGATCATTACGGTGTTAGTGAAAGTCCCGAAAACCCACCGTTGAGCTCACCCGATGAACCTAGCCCGATTCGCCCGGTGAAACTGGAAGATGACGAAACTAAAAAAGAGAGCTAG
- a CDS encoding OmpH family outer membrane protein codes for MKQKLIAFLVVMTIITTPLLAQTTPASGLTKIGYTNVDYIIGKLPESKVMQNQLEVTKAQLDKALGETYKEAQEKYEAYQKNGANMTDVIRADKEKELQNLQTRIQEMQNNAQTSLQTKQQQLLEPILTKVNNAIQEVGKESGFLYILNMDAGAGTTPIILFAASEENNATNLILRKLGVDPDKIEAAAPAAAKPGTAAPVTSPAATSKPATTAPATTPKKK; via the coding sequence ATGAAACAAAAATTGATAGCTTTTTTGGTCGTGATGACCATCATTACAACCCCTCTGTTAGCGCAAACGACCCCTGCAAGCGGACTTACTAAAATCGGTTATACCAATGTTGATTATATAATTGGCAAGTTACCTGAAAGCAAAGTGATGCAGAACCAGCTTGAAGTTACCAAGGCTCAGTTGGACAAAGCGTTGGGAGAAACTTACAAAGAAGCGCAAGAGAAGTATGAGGCTTATCAGAAAAACGGAGCAAATATGACGGATGTCATCCGTGCAGATAAGGAAAAAGAATTACAAAATCTGCAAACAAGAATTCAGGAAATGCAAAACAATGCACAGACATCATTGCAAACCAAGCAACAACAATTGCTTGAACCGATTTTGACTAAGGTGAACAACGCGATCCAGGAGGTTGGGAAAGAAAGCGGATTCCTTTATATCCTGAACATGGATGCAGGTGCAGGAACAACGCCTATTATCTTGTTTGCAGCTTCCGAAGAGAACAACGCAACCAATCTTATCCTTAGAAAATTAGGTGTGGATCCTGACAAAATTGAAGCAGCAGCTCCTGCGGCAGCAAAACCAGGAACAGCTGCACCAGTAACATCGCCGGCGGCGACATCAAAGCCAGCGACAACAGCACCAGCTACGACACCAAAGAAAAAATAA
- a CDS encoding OmpH family outer membrane protein codes for MKKFFILLVLSILCGSASWAQKIGYTDMEFITSKMPEYQLAQTEMKKFSEKWAKEIQDKFSEIDRMQRAYMAEEILLTEDLKRKRQNEIKEKELEAGEYNSKIFGMEGLLFQKKKELMKPVLEKVQRAVTKVCSQRRLDFMFDKSSDVGMLYTNPKHDYSDYVMEELGIDTKAKAVAGDKVGKAEQPPVPAPTENSPKQKSKNSKLK; via the coding sequence ATGAAGAAGTTTTTTATTTTACTAGTTTTGTCAATTCTATGTGGATCAGCGTCCTGGGCGCAGAAGATTGGTTACACAGACATGGAGTTCATTACCAGTAAAATGCCTGAATATCAATTGGCACAAACAGAGATGAAGAAGTTCTCTGAGAAGTGGGCCAAGGAAATCCAGGACAAGTTTTCGGAGATAGATCGCATGCAGCGCGCATATATGGCTGAGGAGATCCTGCTAACGGAAGACTTGAAAAGGAAACGTCAGAACGAGATCAAAGAAAAGGAGCTCGAAGCCGGGGAATATAATAGTAAGATCTTCGGCATGGAGGGACTTCTTTTTCAGAAGAAGAAAGAACTGATGAAACCTGTCCTTGAAAAGGTGCAGAGAGCAGTTACCAAGGTTTGCAGTCAGCGCAGGTTGGATTTTATGTTTGACAAGTCCAGCGATGTAGGCATGCTCTATACAAACCCCAAGCACGATTATTCGGACTACGTGATGGAGGAGCTTGGCATTGATACAAAAGCAAAAGCAGTGGCTGGCGACAAAGTAGGGAAAGCAGAACAGCCGCCGGTTCCGGCTCCGACAGAAAACTCACCAAAACAAAAAAGTAAAAACAGTAAACTTAAGTAA
- the bamA gene encoding outer membrane protein assembly factor BamA codes for MNLVKNLNKSLAHLKTFLALILLCWCFSANAQKIGLGASGSKPATAAANLGIDPANPKEFTIAEVTVSGTQFLDPNSMVSISGLKPGDKIRVPGPAIPSSIRRMMDFGTLNDVEIMATKVEGEKIWLNIHIKERPRLYKVSFSGIRKGERETLNDKVKLIKGRVITPTVIKNTQLVIKKYYMDKGFYNTKVKVLQIPDSTRGQATLNFTITKGKKVKIEKIDIQGNTAVSDKILKRKMKGTKQKRIGRLFNPSKYIPKKYDEDKEKLIAYYRKNGYRDATIEFDSIKNGDETISIVMKIDEGTKYFYRDITWSGNYLYTSAYLGERLGVKKGDVYNPEELDKKINGIPGADVSSIYMDDGYLYFRIEPTEKAVEGDSIDVELRMFEGKQATINRILLNGNTKTSDRVVLRELFTLPGQKFSKTEIINTQRQLSQMGYFDPEKIQINPIPNQQDGTVDIEYTVEEKPSDQIELSGGWGGYIGFVGTLGLVFNNFSLKNIPNRETWRPLPSGDGQKLSLRFQANGKQYQTYSLSFSEPWLGGKKPINFGVSLQRTVYRMTDPSSFYSGGASGGNLSYRGGYFNNGITLSLGRRLKEPDRNLVMTHSLSYQRYRLDDLDIFRIGYSNGVSNNISFNTTISRNTLSDFQFPRSGSNISLSGTFTPPYSALRKKDFTDKTDTYRWVEYHKWMFDASYYATITGKLVLSARTHMGFLGAYGDKVGYSPFGRFIVGGSGLAGQGSFSLADQDIIGLRGYQDQKVGPQNEQGYPASGGGIVYNKYVMELRYPVSLNPQATIFILGFAEGGNNWGTYKEFNPFDLKRSAGVGARIFMPAFGLLGIDWGYGFDKIQGESKRSGPQFHFTIGQQIR; via the coding sequence ATGAATCTTGTGAAAAATTTGAATAAATCATTAGCACACCTTAAAACTTTCTTAGCATTAATCTTGCTTTGCTGGTGTTTTTCAGCGAATGCACAAAAGATTGGGCTTGGGGCTTCAGGCTCAAAACCTGCTACTGCTGCTGCCAATTTGGGGATCGACCCAGCTAATCCAAAGGAATTTACAATTGCGGAAGTAACCGTTTCGGGAACTCAGTTTCTGGACCCGAATTCCATGGTTTCCATCTCAGGATTAAAACCAGGTGATAAAATAAGAGTTCCGGGTCCTGCTATCCCATCATCGATCAGAAGAATGATGGACTTCGGGACATTGAACGACGTAGAGATCATGGCTACGAAAGTGGAGGGAGAAAAGATCTGGCTGAACATTCACATCAAAGAACGTCCACGTCTTTATAAGGTTTCCTTCTCGGGCATTCGCAAAGGCGAGCGCGAAACATTGAATGATAAGGTGAAATTGATCAAAGGACGCGTGATTACGCCAACCGTAATCAAGAACACGCAGCTTGTCATTAAGAAATATTATATGGATAAAGGGTTTTACAACACGAAAGTTAAAGTGTTGCAAATTCCGGATTCAACGCGCGGACAGGCTACGCTTAACTTTACCATTACAAAAGGTAAAAAGGTTAAGATTGAGAAAATAGATATCCAGGGAAATACAGCGGTAAGCGACAAAATCCTTAAACGCAAAATGAAAGGCACCAAGCAAAAACGAATTGGCCGCCTTTTTAACCCATCCAAATACATTCCTAAAAAATACGACGAGGATAAGGAAAAACTCATTGCTTACTATCGCAAGAACGGATACCGCGATGCTACAATCGAATTTGACTCCATCAAGAATGGTGACGAGACGATCAGCATTGTGATGAAAATTGATGAAGGGACTAAATATTTTTATCGTGACATTACCTGGTCTGGAAATTACCTTTACACTTCTGCCTATCTGGGTGAGCGTTTGGGTGTCAAAAAAGGTGATGTTTACAACCCGGAAGAACTTGATAAAAAGATCAATGGTATCCCGGGAGCCGACGTTAGTTCCATTTACATGGACGACGGTTATCTGTATTTCCGCATTGAGCCTACCGAAAAAGCAGTTGAAGGCGATTCAATCGACGTTGAATTAAGAATGTTCGAAGGGAAGCAGGCAACAATCAACCGCATTTTGCTGAATGGCAATACCAAAACCAGTGACCGCGTGGTATTAAGGGAACTCTTTACATTGCCCGGACAAAAGTTCAGCAAAACAGAGATCATTAACACGCAGCGTCAGCTATCCCAAATGGGCTATTTTGACCCTGAAAAAATCCAGATCAATCCGATCCCAAACCAGCAGGACGGAACGGTGGACATTGAATATACAGTAGAAGAAAAACCTTCTGACCAGATCGAATTATCTGGTGGATGGGGTGGATACATTGGGTTCGTAGGAACGCTTGGTTTGGTATTCAATAACTTCTCTTTGAAAAATATCCCAAACCGTGAAACATGGAGACCATTGCCTTCTGGCGACGGACAGAAACTATCACTGCGTTTCCAGGCGAACGGAAAGCAATATCAAACCTATTCGCTATCATTCAGTGAGCCGTGGCTGGGCGGTAAGAAACCGATCAACTTTGGTGTTTCTCTGCAGCGCACAGTTTACCGTATGACGGATCCTAGTTCTTTTTATTCAGGCGGGGCTAGTGGCGGAAACCTAAGCTACCGTGGGGGATATTTTAATAATGGAATTACGCTATCGCTTGGCCGCCGTCTTAAAGAACCGGATCGTAATCTTGTGATGACTCATTCGCTATCTTATCAGCGGTACAGATTGGATGACTTGGACATTTTTAGGATAGGATACAGTAACGGTGTATCGAACAATATTTCGTTCAACACAACGATTTCTCGGAATACACTTAGTGACTTCCAATTTCCCCGAAGCGGCAGTAATATTTCACTGAGCGGAACTTTTACACCTCCTTATTCAGCTTTAAGAAAAAAGGATTTTACAGACAAAACGGACACATATCGTTGGGTTGAGTATCACAAATGGATGTTTGATGCCAGCTATTATGCAACAATTACCGGGAAACTTGTTTTGAGCGCCCGTACACACATGGGTTTCCTGGGTGCTTATGGAGACAAAGTGGGTTACAGCCCATTTGGCCGCTTCATCGTAGGCGGGTCGGGTCTGGCAGGACAGGGTTCATTCTCGCTGGCTGACCAGGACATCATTGGTCTGCGTGGTTACCAGGATCAGAAAGTCGGGCCGCAGAATGAGCAGGGTTATCCGGCATCAGGAGGTGGAATTGTGTATAACAAATATGTAATGGAACTTCGTTATCCCGTTTCATTGAACCCGCAGGCTACCATCTTTATTCTTGGTTTTGCGGAAGGCGGTAACAACTGGGGAACATACAAAGAGTTTAATCCATTCGACCTGAAACGCTCAGCCGGGGTGGGTGCCCGTATATTTATGCCGGCATTCGGACTTTTAGGTATCGACTGGGGTTATGGATTTGATAAAATACAGGGAGAGTCCAAGCGAAGCGGACCACAATTCCATTTTACGATTGGTCAGCAAATCAGATAA
- a CDS encoding isoprenyl transferase gives MKELIDTGNLPKHIAVIMDGNGRWAQNQGAARIFGHRNAIKAVREVTEGCAELGVGFLTLYAFSTENWARPEFEVRALMELLVQSISNELPTMLKNNVKLDTIGDTDSLPRSCRNTLAEAIEATKDNTGLNLILALGYSGKWDITQAAKKIAEDVKNGVITPEQINEEMLATKLATKSRPEVDLMLRTGGDHRISNFLLWQLAYAELYFYENLFWPDFRREHLYEAIAAFQNRERRFGKTGEQIKANSAK, from the coding sequence ATGAAGGAGCTCATTGATACGGGCAATCTGCCTAAGCACATAGCCGTTATCATGGACGGTAACGGAAGATGGGCCCAAAACCAGGGAGCAGCGCGCATTTTCGGCCATCGCAATGCGATTAAGGCCGTTAGGGAAGTAACCGAAGGTTGTGCGGAACTAGGGGTCGGATTTCTGACACTCTATGCATTTTCTACCGAAAACTGGGCCCGCCCCGAGTTTGAAGTAAGGGCTTTGATGGAATTATTGGTTCAGTCGATCAGCAACGAGCTGCCTACCATGCTCAAAAACAATGTGAAGCTGGACACGATAGGGGACACGGATAGTTTGCCAAGAAGCTGCCGCAATACCTTAGCAGAGGCCATTGAAGCAACCAAAGACAATACAGGCCTCAACCTGATCCTGGCGCTCGGATACAGTGGAAAATGGGACATAACCCAGGCTGCGAAGAAGATAGCGGAGGATGTGAAAAATGGGGTTATAACTCCCGAGCAGATCAACGAAGAAATGCTGGCAACCAAACTGGCAACAAAAAGCCGTCCGGAGGTGGATCTCATGTTGCGTACTGGAGGCGATCACAGGATCAGCAACTTCCTGCTTTGGCAGCTTGCTTATGCCGAGTTGTATTTTTACGAAAACCTTTTCTGGCCGGATTTCAGGCGGGAACATTTATACGAGGCGATTGCTGCATTTCAAAACAGAGAGCGTCGTTTTGGCAAAACCGGTGAACAAATAAAAGCAAATAGTGCTAAGTAG
- a CDS encoding LytR/AlgR family response regulator transcription factor, giving the protein MQFPLKTILIDDEPLALSRLRRLLEKHSDVFSIVSEAKNGAEGLVEIDKFNPDIIFLDIEMPLLNGFEMLSKLTKMPLVIFSTAYDQYAIRAFEENSVDYLLKPVENERLIKTIEKIRNITKAGANNVAGINPYSENLLKLLEEMKPKKEIFSLSVKSGDRILLIPLTEITHFEAEEKYVFLNTLDGQKYLLNYTLTSLEEKLPKQYLRVSRAGIVNSHHIKEIQKHFNSKYVIIMRDRKASQVTSGSTYGDAIRHLLDN; this is encoded by the coding sequence ATGCAATTCCCACTTAAAACGATACTGATAGACGATGAACCATTGGCATTGAGCCGCCTTCGAAGACTTTTGGAGAAGCATAGTGACGTTTTTTCCATCGTTTCCGAAGCAAAAAATGGCGCAGAGGGTTTGGTTGAAATAGATAAATTTAATCCCGATATCATTTTTCTGGACATCGAGATGCCGCTTTTGAACGGTTTCGAAATGCTTTCCAAACTCACCAAAATGCCCCTGGTAATATTTTCGACAGCCTATGATCAATATGCGATCCGTGCTTTTGAAGAAAATTCTGTGGATTATCTGTTAAAACCGGTGGAGAACGAGCGGCTTATCAAGACCATTGAAAAGATTCGGAATATCACCAAAGCGGGCGCGAACAATGTTGCAGGAATAAACCCTTATTCGGAAAACCTCCTCAAATTATTGGAGGAAATGAAGCCCAAAAAAGAAATTTTCTCGCTTTCCGTGAAATCAGGCGACCGGATCCTGCTGATCCCGTTAACCGAAATCACTCATTTTGAAGCAGAAGAAAAATACGTCTTTCTCAATACATTGGACGGACAAAAATATCTGCTTAACTACACCCTTACCTCGCTTGAAGAGAAGCTTCCAAAGCAATATCTGCGCGTCAGCCGTGCCGGGATCGTAAATTCTCACCACATCAAAGAGATTCAAAAGCATTTCAACAGCAAGTATGTCATTATCATGCGCGACCGCAAGGCATCCCAGGTCACAAGCGGCAGCACATATGGCGATGCAATACGCCATCTTCTTGATAATTAA
- a CDS encoding histidine kinase, translating into MDDKGTKRLRMTASSLDGRDFSNMDLENADFSFSSLKDINFDGANLRNAKLRFSALDRTTFRNSDLRNADLSFSSLTDVDLTGAKVEGANFSFTSQEKSFNWRDFSLIGIIQNQGWIGTMVAAILGAVLLYGINAISYFTAEISFTNEPVRIKLYQYLISQNIIAGVFTILLTQGITIWLDVFIKRNFVKHLILSIIVLIFNNLLSMAIYFLFGVALVSNYRTLYPNESAQNAPWYWYMWGPIIVANVFYFLSREGKQISRKISDQEYQLLNLEKLKTRAELDALQARINPHFLYNSLNSIASLVHENPDKAEEMTLLLSKLFRYTTGRKTNDYFDTIENELEMVATYLQVEKVRFGDRLRFTVEVTDPALKELQVPKFILQPIVENAIKHGVSKMAEQGEIVVKIYEENDWLHLCVHDNGPSFSDTMGAGYGIRSIQDKLKLLYGEDARLELHNNPRKSVNISIQKSAIIQNQQHSHAIPT; encoded by the coding sequence ATGGACGACAAAGGAACGAAGCGCCTGCGGATGACGGCTTCATCGCTGGATGGAAGGGATTTTAGTAATATGGACCTGGAAAATGCTGATTTCAGTTTTTCGAGTCTGAAGGACATTAATTTTGATGGAGCCAATCTGCGGAATGCAAAGCTTCGGTTCTCCGCGCTGGACAGGACCACATTCCGGAACTCGGATCTGCGCAATGCAGACCTGAGTTTTAGCAGTTTAACAGACGTAGATCTGACAGGAGCAAAAGTTGAAGGAGCGAATTTTAGTTTTACTTCGCAGGAAAAATCATTCAACTGGCGGGATTTCAGCCTGATCGGCATCATTCAGAACCAGGGCTGGATAGGCACAATGGTTGCGGCAATCCTGGGCGCCGTCCTTTTATATGGGATCAATGCGATTTCCTATTTTACAGCCGAAATTTCCTTCACAAATGAGCCTGTACGCATTAAATTGTACCAATATCTGATCTCACAAAATATCATTGCAGGCGTTTTCACCATTCTGCTGACACAAGGAATCACCATTTGGCTTGATGTATTCATTAAGCGGAACTTTGTCAAGCATTTGATATTGTCAATCATTGTACTGATTTTCAATAACCTGCTGAGCATGGCAATTTATTTCTTATTTGGCGTGGCACTTGTAAGCAATTACCGGACGCTCTACCCCAATGAGTCTGCGCAGAATGCGCCCTGGTATTGGTATATGTGGGGACCGATCATCGTGGCCAACGTATTTTATTTTTTAAGCCGTGAAGGCAAGCAGATTTCAAGAAAAATCTCAGATCAGGAATACCAGCTTCTTAATCTGGAAAAACTCAAAACACGCGCTGAACTGGACGCATTGCAGGCGCGCATTAATCCTCATTTTTTATACAATTCATTAAACAGCATTGCCAGCCTTGTGCATGAAAATCCGGACAAGGCGGAGGAAATGACACTTTTGCTCTCAAAACTTTTCAGATACACGACCGGGAGAAAAACCAACGACTATTTTGACACCATAGAAAATGAACTGGAAATGGTAGCCACGTATCTGCAGGTGGAAAAAGTCCGGTTTGGCGATCGGCTCCGGTTCACCGTGGAAGTAACCGATCCTGCCTTGAAAGAATTACAGGTTCCCAAGTTCATTCTGCAGCCTATCGTTGAGAATGCAATCAAGCATGGTGTCTCCAAAATGGCTGAGCAGGGAGAAATTGTTGTTAAAATTTATGAGGAAAATGACTGGCTGCACTTATGCGTGCATGACAATGGCCCTTCATTTTCCGACACAATGGGCGCAGGTTATGGCATCAGGAGTATTCAGGATAAATTAAAGCTGCTTTATGGAGAAGATGCCCGCCTCGAGCTGCATAACAACCCTCGCAAGTCGGTAAATATTTCCATTCAAAAATCTGCCATCATACAAAATCAACAGCATAGCCATGCAATTCCCACTTAA